One part of the Brevundimonas sp. NIBR11 genome encodes these proteins:
- a CDS encoding IPTL-CTERM sorting domain-containing protein produces MKLYTVVALATSLIATGATAQSFRPLPTVTTPLPLGDDNTMAVTLPFAIKVGAEASYTNGLITQNATLLKADNTDTIVPFFDDLEARSETGQANYGTSTLGGRPAFIATYANVGLCCGVDGRRSSVQFVLIDRSDLAAGDFDVEVNTQGLNRASNAGGQFIIDNANAGRAGVAQFPAGAAAYRSTWTFRNGALTSGTGPTLITAAAAVPTMSEWAMILFGTVLAGGAALYLQRRRTGLAS; encoded by the coding sequence ATGAAGCTGTACACCGTTGTCGCTTTGGCGACCTCTCTCATCGCGACGGGCGCCACGGCCCAATCATTCCGGCCTCTTCCAACCGTAACTACTCCGCTGCCTTTGGGTGATGACAACACCATGGCTGTCACCCTGCCGTTCGCCATAAAGGTTGGAGCGGAGGCGTCATATACGAACGGTCTGATCACCCAGAATGCAACACTGCTCAAAGCCGACAATACCGATACGATCGTGCCGTTTTTCGACGATCTCGAGGCCAGATCGGAGACGGGGCAGGCCAACTACGGAACTTCGACGTTGGGCGGCAGACCCGCTTTCATTGCCACGTACGCCAACGTTGGTCTTTGCTGCGGTGTCGACGGGAGGCGGTCGAGCGTTCAGTTCGTTCTGATTGATCGATCCGATTTGGCCGCAGGCGATTTCGACGTTGAGGTCAACACCCAGGGCTTAAATCGAGCATCCAATGCGGGCGGGCAGTTCATTATCGACAACGCGAACGCGGGCCGCGCCGGGGTTGCGCAGTTCCCGGCCGGCGCGGCAGCGTACCGCTCAACCTGGACATTCCGAAACGGCGCTCTGACGAGCGGTACGGGTCCGACATTGATCACGGCAGCTGCAGCCGTCCCGACCATGTCCGAATGGGCTATGATCCTGTTTGGCACGGTGCTCGCGGGCGGTGCGGCTCTGTACCTTCAGCGTCGTCGCACCGGCCTCGCGTCGTGA